One Malus sylvestris chromosome 14, drMalSylv7.2, whole genome shotgun sequence DNA segment encodes these proteins:
- the LOC126599150 gene encoding uncharacterized protein LOC126599150, which produces MAKENYGLMYVQMPDQLWSLDVCKLLQRPPTPRPKEETPRPRPEFEFLCNYQYHERHPEGLRGRLPFGMKCMMVDSKLHMVGGYWKNMYVNETPAGWANLDVYACEPIEGDADADADADVDGTPKAKAKEEEEEEGPSPLPSIRLRKSSTIPSLSGPKIDPIVVTLEDKIYALSQSHRGDVQAYCPALFEVFDPNTRLWTVLPNPPFTRGRLDGLYISHHLACGHKLVVYPLDRDDREPCIFDTRKKKWEYTQYLERDIGNVNGFAQYRDFLIGVLRASASCYKCLQLVAYELDSNGIPNLYRVLTERDDMFYHAYEFKEIFEPIFTINVGGDGLMCFIYYGIGRSRGVRLSVGLFRIFTDESERDGWRIYARREAAVETYYLKHASDGVEDPNIYSAVVSRTLA; this is translated from the exons ATGGCTAAGGAGAATTATGGTCTTATGTATGTACAGATGCCAGATCAACTATGGAGTCTGGATGTTTGTAAATTATTGCAGCGGCCGCCAACTCCAAGGCCAAAAGAAGAGACTCCAAGGCCGAGGCCCgagtttgaatttttgtgtaATTATCAATATCATGAACGACATCCAGAAGGTCTCAGGGGACGCTTGCCCTTTGGAATGAAATGTATGATGGTGGATTCAAAACTGCATATGGTTGGGGGTTATTGGAAGAATATGTACGTTAATGAGACTCCAGCTGGGTGGGCTAACCTAGATGTCTATGCATGTGAACCCATCGAAGGTGATGCTGATGCTGATGCCGACGCTGATGTTGATGGTACTCCAAAGGCAAAGgcaaaagaagaggaagaggaagagggtcCATCACCATTACCATCCATCCGCCTCCGCAAGAGTAGTACCATTCCTAGTTTGTCTGGTCCCAAGATCGATCCTATTGTGGTCACCCTCGAGGACAAAATCTATGCCCTTTCTCAAAGCCATCGTGGAGACGTACAAGCATACTGCCCGGCTCTTTTTGAGGTTTTCGATCCTAATACCCGATTGTGGACTGTTCTTCCAAATCCCCCCTTCACCCGTGGTCGTTTAGATGGTTTGTATATCAGCCACCATCTTGCTTGTGGCCACAAGCTTGTTGTTTACCCGTTAGACCGAGATGATCGTGAACCGTGTATCTTTGACACTCGCAAAAAGAAGTGGGAGTACACACAGTACCTAGAACGGGACATCGGCAATGTCAATGGTTTTGCACAATACAGGGACTTTCTAATTGGCGTGTTAAGGGCTTCTGCAAGCTGTTATAAGTGCCTACAACTTGTTGCTTATGAACTGGATTCAAATGGTATCCCCAATTTGTATCGGGTGCTCACCGAGCGTGATGACATGTTCTATCATGCTTATGAGTTTAAGGAAATCTTTGAGCCAATCTTCACCATCAATGTCGGGGGTGATGGCCTCATGTGCTTTATCTATTATGGTATTGGTAGGTCACGTGGGGTGCGATTAAGTGTAGGATTGTTCCGAATTTTCACAGACGAGTCTGAAAGGGATGGATGGAGGATCTATGCAAGGAGAGAGGCGGCTGTCGAGACTTACTATTTAAAGCATGCTAGCGATGGAGTTGAGGATCCAAATATTTACTCAGCTGTCGT ATCGAGGACGCTAGCGTGA